A genomic stretch from Erwinia sp. E_sp_B01_1 includes:
- a CDS encoding beta-glucosidase — protein MNSETPDNPVMRHTPQLFRSFYQGSFACSTACRGAGKRLDLVINSGHDILLERDYSQLAQERILTARDGARWYLIEKTPGEYDWSTFLPMLQAAKNQGMEMIWELAHFGWPDGLDIWQPAFVDRFTAFARAAATLMRDEGETAPFFTPMNQISFWSWAGADVAFFNPNVTGRGRELKQQLVRASVAAMHAIREVLPEARFVLTDPLVNVAGHAEYPASRQEARAQHEAQFEAWDMLGGRLNPELGGDPSLLDIIGLTYYPDNQWFVDGEPLAAHQPEYRPLSSQLAEVWQRYQRPLLIAETGAEGEMRIPWLKGVAEQVGVAMDKGVAVEGISLFPAVDYPSWADDRRSPGGLFGLPDANGNRTIYEPYALEIRSQIIKLKQKG, from the coding sequence ATGAACAGCGAAACGCCGGACAACCCGGTGATGCGGCACACCCCCCAGTTGTTCAGAAGTTTTTATCAGGGCAGTTTTGCCTGCTCTACTGCCTGTCGTGGAGCAGGCAAGCGGCTGGATCTGGTGATCAACAGCGGGCACGATATTCTGCTGGAGAGAGATTATAGCCAACTGGCGCAGGAACGGATACTCACCGCCCGGGATGGCGCACGCTGGTATCTGATTGAGAAAACGCCCGGCGAGTATGACTGGTCAACTTTTCTGCCGATGTTGCAGGCGGCAAAAAATCAGGGGATGGAGATGATCTGGGAGCTGGCCCATTTTGGCTGGCCGGACGGGCTGGATATCTGGCAGCCAGCTTTTGTTGACCGCTTTACCGCCTTTGCCAGGGCTGCCGCCACCCTGATGCGTGATGAAGGAGAGACGGCCCCCTTCTTCACCCCGATGAACCAGATTTCATTCTGGTCATGGGCCGGGGCGGACGTGGCGTTTTTTAATCCCAACGTCACAGGCCGTGGCCGCGAGTTAAAACAGCAGCTGGTAAGGGCCTCGGTAGCGGCCATGCATGCCATTCGTGAGGTGCTGCCAGAGGCGAGGTTTGTGCTGACCGATCCTTTAGTCAATGTCGCGGGGCACGCGGAGTATCCAGCCAGCCGCCAGGAAGCGCGCGCTCAGCATGAGGCGCAGTTTGAAGCCTGGGATATGCTGGGTGGCCGTCTTAACCCGGAACTGGGTGGCGATCCGTCGCTGCTGGATATCATAGGGCTGACTTATTACCCGGATAACCAGTGGTTTGTTGATGGCGAGCCGCTTGCGGCCCATCAGCCTGAATACCGCCCTCTCTCGTCTCAGCTTGCCGAAGTCTGGCAGCGCTATCAACGGCCACTGCTGATTGCCGAAACCGGTGCAGAAGGCGAGATGCGTATTCCCTGGTTAAAAGGGGTGGCTGAGCAGGTGGGTGTAGCGATGGACAAGGGCGTGGCCGTAGAGGGCATTTCGCTGTTCCCGGCGGTGGATTACCCCTCCTGGGCCGACGATCGGCGCTCTCCCGGCGGCCTGTTTGGTTTGCCGGATGCCAACGGTAACCGGACGATTTATGAGCCCTACGCGCTGGAGATCAGGAGCCAGATAATCAAGTTGAAGCAGAAGGGATAA